The following proteins are encoded in a genomic region of Paenibacillus sp. FSL R7-0273:
- a CDS encoding TrkH family potassium uptake protein, whose translation MANISLGHLKLTPPKILSLGFIALIAIGTLLLCLPAASTSGRISFIDALFMATSVTCVTGLAVIDTGTQLTVFGQIVLLVLFQFGGLGFVTMATLITLVLNKKISLKERLLLQESMNQNSMQGIVKLIRRVLIYSLVIQLIGALLFSLRFLMDMPAGKALYYGLFHSVSIFNNAGFDLFGDVHGPFSGLTRYVEDPIVNITSMLLIFLGGIGFIVLSDIVDFPKRKRLTLHSKVVLSASAALILVGAAIFFWLELNQALKPLHAGGKIMASFLQAITPRSGGVTTIDIPLLRESTQFMMILLMFIGAAPGSTGGGIKITTFAILVVTAYSKIRGKEDIVMFRHRISKDNVYRAITMTLLSLMLIVIATMLLSVTESADFLTVLFEAVSAFGTSGITMGLTPELTTPGKILVIILMFVGRTGPLTLAYAIKPKKNKELFRYPEGNITIG comes from the coding sequence TTGGCTAATATATCACTGGGGCATTTAAAACTGACACCGCCCAAAATACTGTCTCTTGGCTTCATAGCGCTGATTGCAATCGGGACACTCCTGCTCTGCTTGCCGGCCGCTTCAACCAGTGGACGGATTTCTTTTATCGATGCCTTATTCATGGCCACGTCTGTAACCTGTGTAACCGGGCTTGCCGTAATCGATACCGGAACCCAGCTTACCGTGTTTGGCCAGATCGTCCTGCTGGTGCTGTTCCAGTTCGGGGGGCTTGGCTTTGTTACCATGGCCACATTGATTACGCTGGTGCTGAATAAAAAAATCTCCCTTAAGGAACGCCTTCTGCTTCAGGAATCAATGAATCAGAACTCTATGCAGGGCATTGTAAAGCTGATCCGCCGGGTGCTCATCTACTCCCTGGTCATTCAGCTCATCGGGGCCCTGCTGTTTTCGCTCAGGTTCCTGATGGATATGCCTGCCGGCAAGGCGCTTTATTACGGGCTCTTCCATAGCGTCTCTATCTTCAACAATGCCGGCTTTGACCTGTTCGGTGATGTTCACGGGCCGTTCAGCGGGCTTACGCGTTATGTGGAGGACCCGATAGTCAATATCACGTCCATGCTGCTGATTTTCCTCGGCGGAATCGGCTTTATCGTGTTGTCTGATATCGTTGACTTCCCGAAGCGCAAACGGCTGACTCTGCATTCCAAGGTCGTGCTTTCTGCCTCGGCAGCACTCATTCTTGTCGGCGCGGCGATCTTTTTCTGGCTGGAGCTGAATCAGGCTCTTAAACCACTGCACGCCGGCGGCAAAATTATGGCGTCCTTCCTGCAGGCCATAACCCCGCGCTCCGGCGGTGTGACAACGATTGATATTCCGCTGCTGCGCGAATCGACGCAGTTTATGATGATCCTGCTGATGTTCATCGGCGCAGCTCCGGGTTCCACCGGCGGCGGGATCAAAATCACCACCTTTGCCATCCTGGTCGTCACCGCCTACAGCAAAATCAGAGGCAAAGAGGACATCGTCATGTTCCGGCACCGGATTTCCAAAGACAATGTCTATAGAGCGATTACGATGACACTCCTCTCTCTAATGCTAATCGTTATTGCCACCATGCTGCTGTCCGTTACGGAAAGTGCTGATTTCCTGACTGTGCTGTTTGAGGCGGTATCCGCCTTCGGCACCTCCGGCATTACGATGGGCCTGACACCTGAGCTGACCACCCCGGGTAAAATACTGGTCATCATCCTGATGTTTGTCGGCCGTACCGGCCCGCTTACGCTGGCCTATGCAATTAAGCCCAAGAAGAACAAAGAGCTCTTCCGCTATCCCGAAGGCAATATTACGATCGGATAA
- a CDS encoding aminopeptidase, whose product MTDFAAKLSKYADLAVEVGVNVQPGQTLVVNAPVAGAEFVRLITAKAYSLGASLVKVNWSDEFVTRQQFEHAAPEVFTKAPTWFAGEVTEFAENGAAFLNVIAENPDALKGIDPERIANFQKTRGAALKKYRELQMSDKVSWSIVAIPSQAWADKVFPDAPAEERVDKLWEAIFHTVRLDREDPVAAWQEHLDTLEQKADVLNAKKYKSLHYIAPGTDLTIELPKGHLWAQGDSINAKGHSFVANMPTEEVFTAPLKTGVNGTVRATKPLSYGGNIIDGFSITFENGRIISVSAEQGQDSLEYLIGLDEGAKYLGEVALVPHKSPISESNILYFNTLFDENASNHLAIGTAYAFCLEGGKEMTEDELVSNGLNTSVTHVDFMIGSSEMDIYGINEDGSQEPVFLQGNWAF is encoded by the coding sequence ATGACTGATTTTGCAGCAAAGCTGAGTAAGTATGCAGACCTTGCCGTTGAGGTTGGCGTTAACGTCCAGCCGGGCCAGACTCTGGTTGTGAATGCACCGGTTGCCGGAGCCGAATTTGTACGCCTGATTACTGCCAAAGCGTATAGCCTGGGAGCAAGTCTGGTTAAAGTGAACTGGAGCGATGAATTTGTTACCCGCCAGCAGTTCGAGCATGCCGCTCCTGAAGTCTTCACCAAAGCACCTACCTGGTTCGCCGGTGAAGTAACGGAATTTGCCGAGAACGGTGCAGCCTTCCTGAATGTAATCGCAGAGAACCCGGATGCCCTGAAGGGTATTGATCCGGAGCGGATTGCGAACTTCCAGAAGACACGCGGAGCCGCCCTCAAAAAATACCGTGAGCTGCAGATGTCTGACAAGGTCAGCTGGAGCATTGTTGCCATCCCGTCGCAGGCCTGGGCAGATAAAGTATTCCCGGATGCACCGGCTGAGGAACGCGTAGATAAGCTTTGGGAGGCTATTTTCCATACGGTACGCCTGGATCGCGAAGATCCTGTTGCCGCCTGGCAGGAGCATCTGGACACGCTGGAGCAGAAGGCTGACGTCCTTAACGCCAAGAAATACAAAAGCTTGCATTACATAGCACCGGGTACCGATCTTACAATTGAGCTGCCGAAAGGCCATCTGTGGGCACAAGGCGACAGTATTAATGCCAAGGGCCATTCCTTTGTTGCCAATATGCCAACCGAGGAAGTCTTTACAGCACCGCTTAAGACCGGAGTCAACGGAACAGTCAGAGCCACCAAGCCGCTCAGCTACGGCGGTAATATTATCGACGGCTTCTCCATCACCTTTGAGAACGGCCGTATTATCAGTGTCAGTGCCGAGCAAGGCCAGGATTCACTGGAGTATCTGATTGGTCTCGACGAAGGCGCCAAGTATCTGGGTGAGGTTGCACTCGTGCCGCACAAGTCACCTATTTCCGAATCGAACATCCTGTACTTCAACACCCTGTTTGATGAAAATGCCTCCAACCACCTTGCGATCGGTACAGCTTATGCCTTCTGTCTGGAAGGCGGTAAAGAAATGACCGAGGATGAGCTGGTTTCAAACGGCCTTAACACCAGTGTGACCCATGTTGACTTCATGATCGGCTCGTCTGAGATGGACATCTACGGAATCAATGAAGACGGTTCACAGGAGCCTGTTTTCCTGCAGGGAAACTGGGCATTTTAA
- a CDS encoding aminopeptidase, with translation MLDFKQKLDNYALLAVKIGVNVQQGQTLVINADIESAELVRLIVRQAYEAGAKQVKVNYSDELVTRARYELAPAESFLEPPKWHADELEDLGKKGAAFLNVVSTNPDLLNGIEASRIADNQRTAGTAMAAYREMLMSNQISWSIVAYPSPSWAAKVFPDAAPEEQVGLLWDAIFKAVRADQENPVEAWSRHLGGLKQRCDILNERKYRKLHYTAPGTDLTLELPEGHIWCQAGAVNGRGVPFLANIPTEEVFTAPLKTGANGTVSSTKPLSYGGNIIDRFTLTLENGKVTDFTAEVGYEALASLLAMDEGAAYFGEVALVPYHSPISESGILYFTTLYDENASCHLALGAAYAFTLQDGIHMTKDQLAEHGMNHSLTHVDFMMGSPEMNIDGITDDGKSEPIFRSGNWA, from the coding sequence ATGCTGGATTTCAAGCAAAAGCTGGATAACTACGCACTGCTTGCAGTAAAAATCGGAGTCAACGTCCAACAGGGCCAAACCTTGGTTATCAATGCAGATATCGAGTCTGCAGAGCTGGTGCGTCTGATTGTACGTCAGGCCTATGAAGCAGGAGCTAAGCAGGTCAAAGTGAATTACAGCGATGAGCTGGTAACACGGGCACGATATGAGCTTGCCCCGGCCGAAAGCTTTCTGGAGCCGCCTAAGTGGCATGCGGATGAATTGGAGGATTTGGGTAAAAAGGGTGCGGCTTTCCTGAACGTAGTATCCACTAACCCGGATCTGCTGAATGGCATTGAAGCCAGCCGGATTGCCGATAATCAGCGTACAGCCGGTACAGCTATGGCTGCATACCGTGAAATGCTGATGTCCAATCAGATCAGCTGGAGCATCGTAGCCTACCCGTCGCCTTCCTGGGCGGCGAAGGTGTTCCCGGATGCCGCACCTGAAGAACAGGTTGGACTGCTGTGGGATGCAATCTTTAAGGCGGTCCGCGCCGATCAGGAGAACCCGGTTGAAGCCTGGAGCCGGCACCTTGGCGGCTTGAAGCAGCGCTGTGATATCCTGAATGAGCGGAAATACCGCAAGCTGCATTACACGGCTCCCGGCACTGATCTTACTCTTGAGCTGCCGGAAGGACATATCTGGTGTCAGGCCGGTGCGGTTAACGGCCGCGGCGTGCCGTTTCTCGCCAACATTCCGACTGAAGAGGTATTTACAGCACCGCTCAAGACCGGTGCGAACGGTACCGTCAGCAGCACCAAGCCGCTAAGCTACGGCGGTAATATTATTGACCGCTTTACTTTAACCCTTGAGAACGGAAAAGTAACCGACTTCACGGCAGAGGTAGGCTATGAAGCGCTGGCTTCCCTGCTGGCTATGGATGAAGGTGCGGCATACTTCGGTGAAGTTGCCCTGGTTCCTTACCACTCCCCGATCTCCGAGAGCGGCATTCTATACTTTACCACCCTGTATGACGAGAATGCTTCATGCCACCTGGCATTGGGAGCGGCTTACGCCTTCACGCTTCAGGATGGTATTCATATGACCAAGGATCAGCTTGCTGAGCATGGAATGAACCACAGCCTTACTCATGTGGACTTTATGATGGGTTCACCTGAGATGAACATTGACGGTATTACTGATGACGGCAAGTCAGAGCCAATCTTCCGCTCCGGAAACTGGGCATAG
- a CDS encoding AlkZ-related protein — MSSSEGHTIVTTFEEMTEVVSRLGILPLAQLIPGHPSLNGLTKAENWHTGSELDPWSWRARFPGEGLAGYGKFIRKKAILVSREWFPAFVKAVGSPTELEERYNNGLASREAVQLLQIIRGNEGIETRELRTLAEMRAKEKKTAFDNALNELQGTADIVISGVKARLNAEGEVNGWNSTSFETAGHWMKENSLHVFGGSREEASEWLQTAMEARWSNEAKVWIRKVLSL, encoded by the coding sequence ATGAGCAGTTCAGAAGGACACACGATTGTAACCACCTTTGAGGAAATGACGGAGGTAGTATCCAGATTGGGGATTCTTCCGCTTGCCCAGCTGATTCCGGGGCATCCTTCGCTTAACGGGCTGACTAAGGCTGAGAATTGGCATACCGGGTCAGAGCTTGATCCTTGGTCCTGGCGGGCCAGATTTCCCGGCGAAGGTCTGGCGGGCTACGGCAAGTTCATCCGCAAGAAGGCCATTCTGGTCTCCAGGGAATGGTTCCCGGCCTTTGTAAAGGCTGTGGGAAGCCCGACGGAGCTGGAAGAGCGGTACAACAACGGGCTGGCCAGCAGGGAGGCCGTACAGCTGCTGCAGATCATCCGCGGCAATGAGGGGATAGAGACACGCGAGCTTCGTACACTGGCGGAGATGAGAGCCAAGGAGAAGAAGACCGCATTTGATAATGCCCTGAACGAGCTGCAGGGCACAGCAGATATTGTGATCTCAGGAGTCAAAGCCCGGCTGAATGCAGAAGGTGAGGTCAACGGCTGGAACAGCACTTCGTTTGAGACGGCCGGACACTGGATGAAGGAGAACAGCCTGCACGTCTTCGGAGGATCGCGTGAAGAAGCCTCAGAATGGCTGCAAACGGCTATGGAAGCCCGGTGGTCGAATGAGGCCAAGGTGTGGATCCGTAAGGTGCTGTCTCTATAA
- a CDS encoding TetR/AcrR family transcriptional regulator, translated as MSPRAGLDTQTLVLAAAELADEHGMEGVTLALLAAKLGVRSPSLYNHVNGLKELRTLLAVYGLKQLYTEMSASLEGVSGGEAIHSMSRAYVAFAERRPGLYETTIQAPEAGNTALEEAGDEVLRLIIEVLSGYELGTSGELHAVRGLRSILHGFSSLKNKGGFGIPLDLNESLTRLIESYLAGIGCMRTGD; from the coding sequence ATGTCTCCCAGAGCCGGATTGGACACACAGACACTGGTGCTTGCCGCTGCGGAGCTTGCGGATGAGCACGGGATGGAAGGAGTGACGCTGGCCTTGCTTGCGGCCAAGCTGGGCGTACGTTCCCCATCCCTGTATAATCATGTTAACGGGCTCAAGGAGCTTCGCACTCTGCTGGCTGTATACGGGCTTAAACAGCTGTATACAGAGATGTCAGCCTCATTGGAGGGAGTAAGCGGCGGAGAGGCGATCCATTCCATGAGCAGGGCATACGTTGCTTTTGCGGAGCGGCGCCCCGGATTGTACGAAACTACCATACAAGCGCCGGAAGCAGGGAATACAGCACTGGAGGAGGCAGGTGACGAGGTACTTCGCCTGATCATCGAGGTATTGTCCGGCTATGAGCTGGGCACGAGCGGAGAGCTGCACGCGGTACGGGGACTGCGCAGCATTCTGCACGGCTTCTCGTCTCTGAAGAACAAGGGCGGGTTCGGAATACCGCTGGATCTGAACGAGAGCCTGACCCGGCTGATTGAATCGTACCTTGCCGGAATCGGCTGTATGAGAACCGGAGATTAA
- a CDS encoding MBL fold metallo-hydrolase, producing MRTTHIGDLVQLTWLPNFFPVNCYLVVEETELTLIDAAMPFSVNGILSTAARLNKPITRIILTHAHGDHVGALDELKRRLPAAKVYISERDAALLRGDRSLRPDEPQTPIKGSVPNKLTTRPDVVLKDGNQVGSLQAISTPGHTPGSMSFMDSRSRAIIAGDAFQAFGRTAVAGTVVPFFPFPAMATWNKEQALASAIKLRELSPAVLAVGHGNLLTEPAGEMEQAIRKAQHSLGKGGR from the coding sequence ATGAGAACTACTCATATTGGAGATTTAGTGCAGCTTACCTGGCTGCCGAATTTTTTTCCTGTAAATTGTTATCTTGTTGTCGAAGAAACGGAGCTGACTCTGATTGATGCAGCCATGCCCTTTAGCGTAAACGGCATTCTTTCCACTGCCGCCAGACTAAACAAACCGATTACACGAATAATTCTGACTCATGCCCACGGAGATCATGTGGGGGCGCTGGATGAGCTGAAGAGACGGCTTCCTGCAGCGAAAGTATATATATCTGAACGGGATGCAGCCCTTTTAAGAGGAGACCGGTCGTTACGGCCGGATGAGCCGCAGACACCCATTAAAGGATCAGTGCCTAACAAGCTAACGACCAGACCTGATGTTGTGCTCAAGGATGGTAATCAGGTCGGCTCCCTTCAGGCCATCAGCACACCGGGCCATACTCCGGGATCGATGTCCTTTATGGACAGCCGCAGCAGGGCAATCATTGCCGGCGATGCCTTCCAGGCTTTCGGCAGGACGGCTGTAGCAGGCACCGTAGTGCCGTTCTTTCCTTTTCCGGCCATGGCAACCTGGAATAAAGAGCAGGCGCTGGCAAGCGCCATTAAGCTCAGAGAGCTGTCACCGGCTGTACTGGCGGTAGGACATGGCAATCTGCTGACAGAACCCGCCGGGGAAATGGAGCAGGCGATCCGGAAAGCGCAGCACTCCCTCGGCAAAGGAGGCCGTTAA
- the pstB gene encoding phosphate ABC transporter ATP-binding protein PstB has product MGTAAAVRESFQTENLSIFYGTYEAVKGISLPFAQNTVTALIGPSGCGKSTFLRSLNRMNDDISGSTTKGSIWIDGVDINAQGTDVIKLRQKIGMVWQKPNPFYKSIYDNIAFGPKYHGIKGKAALDEIVESSLRRAALWDEVKDRLKDSALALSGGQQQRLCIARALSVNPQILLLDEPASALDPVSTGKVEELIKELKEELRIVIVTHNMQQAARISDYTAYFYLGSLVEYDRTEKVFSNPENQMTQEYIMGRFG; this is encoded by the coding sequence ATGGGAACAGCGGCAGCGGTGCGCGAATCATTTCAGACAGAGAACCTTAGCATTTTCTACGGGACTTACGAAGCGGTAAAGGGAATTAGCCTTCCTTTTGCCCAAAATACAGTTACAGCGTTGATCGGCCCCTCGGGCTGCGGTAAATCGACCTTTCTGCGTTCGCTGAACCGGATGAATGACGATATTTCCGGCTCAACAACCAAGGGCAGCATCTGGATTGACGGAGTGGATATTAATGCTCAGGGTACAGATGTTATCAAGCTGCGCCAGAAGATCGGAATGGTCTGGCAGAAGCCGAATCCGTTCTACAAATCCATTTATGACAATATCGCCTTTGGTCCAAAATATCACGGCATCAAAGGTAAAGCTGCGCTGGATGAGATTGTTGAGAGCAGCCTGCGCCGCGCCGCCCTGTGGGATGAGGTCAAGGACCGGCTGAAGGATTCCGCGCTTGCCTTGTCCGGCGGCCAGCAGCAGCGTCTGTGCATCGCCCGCGCCTTATCGGTTAACCCGCAAATCCTCCTGCTCGATGAGCCTGCTTCCGCACTTGACCCTGTATCCACAGGCAAGGTGGAGGAGCTGATCAAGGAACTCAAAGAGGAGCTGCGCATTGTTATCGTTACACACAATATGCAGCAGGCAGCACGTATTTCGGATTACACGGCTTACTTCTATCTTGGTTCGCTTGTGGAATATGACAGGACCGAGAAGGTATTCAGCAATCCGGAGAACCAGATGACCCAGGAATACATTATGGGCCGTTTCGGCTGA
- the pstA gene encoding phosphate ABC transporter permease PstA: MKPKTADKIATTFIVFFALLIVAILIGLLGYILVRGLNHISWDFLTSAPQKIRAGGGVGPQLFNSLYLLVLTLLITVPLGLGAGIFMAEYARPGKLTNFIRLIVEVLSSFPSIVVGLFGLLLIVNYFDLGFSLISGAIALTFFNLPLMVRITEQAFRTVPKAQKEAGFALGLSKWKIVTSVLFPVALPTIITGTILSAGRVFGEAAALMFTAGMSSPRLNFSDWNPLHSNSPLNPFRPAETLAVHIWKINSEGLAPDAIQIAAGASAVLVITVLLFNLLARFFGRYIYRKLTASKRVN; encoded by the coding sequence TTGAAGCCGAAAACAGCAGACAAAATAGCCACTACCTTCATCGTCTTTTTCGCATTGCTTATTGTAGCCATACTGATTGGCCTTTTGGGTTACATCCTGGTACGGGGGCTCAACCATATCAGCTGGGATTTCTTAACCTCTGCACCACAAAAAATCCGTGCAGGCGGCGGGGTAGGGCCGCAGCTGTTCAACTCGCTCTACCTGCTCGTGCTGACCTTGCTTATTACAGTTCCGCTCGGCCTTGGCGCCGGTATCTTCATGGCGGAATATGCCCGTCCCGGCAAGCTTACGAACTTTATCCGGCTGATTGTGGAAGTACTGTCGTCCTTCCCTTCGATCGTCGTCGGCCTGTTCGGCCTCTTGCTGATCGTGAACTATTTTGACCTCGGATTCTCATTGATTTCAGGCGCTATCGCCCTTACGTTCTTCAATCTGCCGCTGATGGTGCGGATTACGGAGCAGGCTTTCCGAACAGTACCGAAAGCGCAGAAGGAAGCCGGCTTCGCCTTGGGGCTGTCCAAGTGGAAGATTGTAACCTCGGTGCTGTTCCCGGTAGCTCTGCCTACGATCATTACCGGAACCATCCTGTCTGCAGGCCGTGTATTTGGTGAAGCTGCAGCACTTATGTTCACTGCCGGAATGAGCAGCCCGCGTCTGAATTTCTCAGACTGGAATCCGCTGCATTCCAACTCACCGCTGAACCCGTTCCGTCCGGCTGAGACGCTGGCGGTTCATATCTGGAAAATTAACAGTGAGGGTCTTGCACCTGATGCGATACAAATTGCAGCCGGAGCTTCGGCGGTACTCGTAATAACAGTGCTGCTGTTCAACCTGCTGGCCCGTTTCTTCGGAAGATATATCTACCGGAAGCTGACAGCATCCAAAAGAGTAAACTAG
- the pstC gene encoding phosphate ABC transporter permease subunit PstC — MVGRIYMSFCVLLLIVIIVSMVYFVASKGLANFISGRVSLTDFLFGTKWAPEAATPSFGALPFISGSFLVTLLAALIASPLSICAALFMTEIVPGWGKKLLQPVIELLSGIPSVVYGFVGLSVIVPFLRDTFPGQGIGVAAGALVLSVMILPTITSVAADALSSLPQNLKESSFALGATRWQTISRVILPTTMPAIMTGVVLGMARAFGEALAVQMVIGNAPFVPRSLFESASTLTSVITLSMGNTTMGSTLNNALWSMALVLMLMTFVFVLLVRMLERRNKI, encoded by the coding sequence ATGGTTGGACGTATTTATATGTCCTTTTGCGTACTGCTTCTAATCGTGATCATTGTTTCAATGGTCTATTTCGTAGCGTCCAAAGGTTTAGCTAACTTTATCAGCGGCAGAGTGAGCCTGACTGATTTCCTCTTTGGGACAAAATGGGCGCCTGAAGCAGCTACCCCTTCCTTCGGGGCACTGCCGTTTATTTCCGGTTCATTCCTGGTAACACTGCTTGCAGCGCTGATTGCAAGCCCGCTGAGTATTTGTGCAGCACTGTTCATGACTGAAATTGTCCCTGGGTGGGGGAAAAAGCTGCTGCAGCCGGTAATTGAGCTGCTCTCCGGTATTCCATCCGTCGTATACGGCTTTGTAGGCCTCAGTGTTATTGTTCCATTCCTTCGGGATACGTTTCCCGGCCAGGGCATCGGGGTTGCTGCAGGCGCGCTTGTGCTGTCGGTCATGATCCTTCCGACGATAACAAGCGTGGCTGCAGATGCGCTTTCTTCTTTGCCGCAAAATTTGAAAGAATCTTCATTTGCGCTTGGTGCCACCCGCTGGCAGACGATCTCACGGGTCATTCTCCCGACTACAATGCCGGCCATCATGACCGGCGTAGTGCTGGGGATGGCCCGCGCGTTCGGTGAAGCGTTGGCTGTCCAGATGGTTATAGGTAATGCGCCTTTCGTGCCGCGCTCACTCTTTGAATCGGCCTCCACGCTGACGAGTGTCATTACGCTCAGCATGGGGAACACAACAATGGGGTCGACGTTAAATAACGCGCTGTGGAGTATGGCGCTGGTTCTTATGCTGATGACGTTTGTATTCGTCCTCCTCGTAAGAATGCTCGAAAGGAGAAATAAGATTTGA
- a CDS encoding phosphate ABC transporter substrate-binding protein PstS family protein, producing MQFRKSWIMALALTSVVALSACGNSNNAATNNGGNNAAATNTPTESSSGADLSGSILASGSTALQPLVELAAESFMDANSGVDIQVQGGGSGTGLTQVSEGQVDIGNSDVFAEEKLKDADAAKAEALVDHQVAVVAISAVSNPDAGVDSLTKQQLVDIFTGKITNWSEVGGADQAIQIINRPSSSGTRATFEAFALGTKTEDLQGSVQEDSSGTVKKMIGETPGAIGYLALSYLDETVKTINYDGVEPSVDNVVSGDYPVWAYQHMYTNGEPNEVVKAFLDYMLTDEVQNGDVVELGYIPASAMQVSRDVEGNVTAK from the coding sequence ATGCAATTCAGAAAATCGTGGATCATGGCTCTGGCACTAACAAGCGTAGTAGCACTTTCGGCATGCGGTAACAGCAATAATGCGGCAACTAATAACGGGGGCAATAACGCAGCTGCGACAAACACACCTACAGAAAGCAGCAGTGGTGCAGATTTAAGCGGATCGATTCTGGCTTCAGGCTCTACAGCATTACAACCATTGGTTGAACTGGCAGCTGAAAGCTTCATGGATGCTAACAGCGGCGTTGATATTCAGGTTCAGGGCGGCGGCAGCGGTACCGGTCTTACCCAGGTTTCTGAAGGCCAGGTAGATATCGGTAACTCTGACGTATTCGCAGAAGAGAAATTGAAGGATGCCGATGCTGCAAAAGCGGAAGCACTCGTTGACCATCAGGTAGCGGTTGTTGCAATCTCAGCAGTATCCAACCCGGATGCAGGTGTTGACAGCTTGACTAAACAGCAGCTGGTTGACATTTTCACTGGTAAAATCACTAACTGGAGCGAGGTTGGCGGTGCCGACCAGGCGATTCAGATCATCAACCGTCCAAGCAGCTCCGGTACACGTGCTACCTTTGAAGCCTTCGCACTTGGAACGAAGACAGAAGACCTTCAAGGCTCTGTACAAGAGGATTCCTCCGGTACCGTTAAGAAAATGATCGGTGAAACTCCGGGAGCGATCGGTTACCTGGCACTGTCCTACCTTGATGAAACGGTTAAGACTATTAACTACGACGGTGTTGAACCTTCCGTAGACAACGTAGTGAGCGGTGACTATCCGGTGTGGGCTTACCAGCACATGTACACTAACGGTGAACCTAATGAAGTTGTAAAAGCATTCCTTGATTACATGCTGACGGATGAAGTACAGAACGGTGATGTTGTTGAGCTGGGTTACATTCCTGCTTCAGCAATGCAGGTTTCCCGTGATGTTGAAGGTAACGTAACAGCGAAATAA
- a CDS encoding LysR family transcriptional regulator — translation MNITKLQIVVLIEKYKKVTDVAAELGLKQPTVSFHMKSLETELGTSLFQYRSGRVLLTEAGRALYQYAVRIVSLAVEAERSVKQFSSLTSGNLELEASYIPGTYTLPKILSRFIHLHPGIDVTMNVHNDASLRERLRSRDIQLAVLHMTDNDNEAFQTQDIAADETVLIFAPDHPLAQEAVLTPELVALEPWIQHEQASYLANAADSWAQANTVRLWNHAVVNSPEAYKGMVMEGGTIGIFSKAGITAELALGSLHCAPLPGIKPAATRFAIAWRKDQALTPLQQAFLDTASGIN, via the coding sequence ATGAATATAACCAAACTGCAAATCGTAGTCCTGATCGAAAAATATAAAAAAGTTACAGATGTCGCCGCCGAGCTCGGCCTTAAGCAGCCCACCGTGTCCTTTCATATGAAAAGCCTGGAGACAGAGCTCGGGACCTCCCTGTTCCAATACCGCAGCGGCAGAGTTTTGTTAACGGAGGCCGGACGGGCGCTTTACCAGTATGCAGTGCGGATTGTATCGCTTGCTGTAGAGGCCGAGCGCAGTGTCAAACAATTTTCTTCCCTCACTTCCGGGAACCTGGAGCTGGAAGCTTCCTATATACCTGGTACATATACTTTGCCAAAAATACTCTCCCGATTCATTCACCTTCATCCCGGGATCGATGTCACAATGAACGTACACAATGACGCTTCACTCAGGGAGCGGCTGCGCAGCCGGGATATTCAGCTGGCAGTGCTTCATATGACGGACAATGACAATGAAGCCTTTCAGACACAGGATATCGCAGCGGATGAGACGGTGCTCATATTCGCGCCGGATCATCCCTTGGCGCAGGAAGCAGTGCTGACGCCAGAGCTTGTAGCACTTGAGCCCTGGATTCAGCATGAGCAGGCCTCATATCTGGCTAATGCAGCGGACAGCTGGGCGCAGGCCAATACTGTACGGCTGTGGAATCATGCTGTTGTAAACTCCCCTGAAGCCTATAAAGGGATGGTCATGGAGGGCGGAACCATAGGCATATTCTCCAAAGCCGGCATCACCGCAGAGCTGGCTTTAGGCAGCCTGCACTGCGCCCCGCTTCCCGGCATTAAGCCGGCAGCTACGCGTTTTGCAATCGCCTGGCGCAAGGATCAGGCATTAACGCCACTGCAGCAGGCTTTTTTAGATACGGCATCAGGTATAAATTAA